One Pseudoalteromonas espejiana DSM 9414 DNA window includes the following coding sequences:
- a CDS encoding anhydro-N-acetylmuramic acid kinase — MHPHIAALYNSAQKPSRLIIGLMSGTSLDGLDVALCKVTGAGINTQIEVLNFTTVEYNNEYKTKIKQVFAKRECDLELVTLLHPWVGKLHGDMVNQCLHTWQVNPASIDVIASHGQTIYHCPQSQHNHKSFTNGTLQIGDSDQIAVTTGITTIGDFRQKHIAAGGEGAPLAVYGDYLFFANPNENRILLNMGGIANLTFLPKSGDANSVFSSDIGPGNTIMDGYVQQHFKGMHFDDGAKIAKTGKVNTPLLNALCSNAFFKLALPKTTGPEVFNLAYLHAAQLQTNTQHLSHEDVMATLNMFSAAVIANALNECAQSAKECVVYASGGGIHNPLLMAQLNTLCPSIKAFKNTDDLSINPDAKEAVLFAILANECLAGEQQHLNNTAQGIAGVTMGKVSFAD, encoded by the coding sequence ATGCACCCACACATAGCCGCCCTTTATAATAGTGCCCAAAAGCCAAGTCGTTTAATTATAGGTTTAATGAGCGGTACCTCGTTAGATGGGCTCGATGTAGCACTGTGTAAAGTAACGGGGGCGGGTATAAATACACAGATTGAGGTTTTAAATTTTACCACCGTTGAATATAACAACGAGTACAAAACTAAAATAAAGCAGGTATTTGCCAAACGAGAGTGTGATTTAGAACTTGTAACCCTATTACACCCATGGGTGGGTAAACTCCATGGCGATATGGTTAATCAGTGCTTACATACTTGGCAGGTAAATCCGGCAAGTATTGATGTAATAGCCAGCCACGGGCAAACAATTTACCACTGCCCACAGTCGCAGCATAATCATAAAAGCTTTACTAATGGCACATTACAAATTGGCGATAGCGACCAAATAGCCGTTACCACCGGCATTACAACGATTGGCGATTTTAGGCAAAAGCACATAGCAGCAGGGGGCGAAGGTGCACCACTTGCGGTATATGGCGATTACTTATTTTTTGCAAATCCTAATGAAAATCGCATTTTATTAAACATGGGTGGCATTGCTAATTTAACGTTTTTACCTAAAAGCGGTGATGCAAACAGCGTGTTTAGTAGCGACATTGGCCCAGGTAATACCATTATGGATGGATACGTGCAGCAGCATTTTAAAGGCATGCATTTTGATGATGGTGCAAAAATAGCAAAAACCGGTAAGGTAAATACACCCTTATTAAATGCATTGTGTAGCAACGCATTTTTTAAGCTTGCGCTGCCTAAAACGACTGGACCTGAAGTATTTAATTTAGCGTATTTGCATGCTGCTCAGCTGCAAACAAATACACAGCACTTAAGCCATGAAGATGTAATGGCAACTTTAAATATGTTTAGCGCGGCGGTAATCGCTAATGCGTTAAATGAATGCGCGCAAAGTGCTAAAGAGTGTGTGGTGTACGCAAGTGGTGGCGGTATTCATAACCCGTTATTAATGGCCCAGCTTAATACGCTGTGCCCGAGTATAAAAGCGTTTAAAAATACAGATGATTTGAGCATAAACCCCGATGCCAAAGAAGCCGTGCTATTTGCTATTTTAGCCAACGAGTGCCTAGCAGGTGAGCAGCAACACCTAAATAACACTGCGCAGGGTATTGCTGGAGTTACTATGGGTAAAGTAAGTTTTGCTGATTAA
- a CDS encoding polyphosphate polymerase domain-containing protein: MTIQARFKDELFEKDASISPVAITAINTKNKQAQPEKPDARGSLTSLINELLAPFEGYGLNDLNNANLMNRVDSKFMLPLSFLPELLTHIQGQYRVLDIQGKRLFSYYNQYFDTPELDLYKAHHNGKLNRYKVRQRRYVDTATEYLEVKLKNNQSRTVKTRIKLAQTSNEQANSTAFIKEQMKNNFAHLNVTQQSGYNRIALANEEKAERLTLDFNLWYNTPKGDNKITLPGFFIAELKQSKKTKHSPFYKLMSKHHIFPASFSKYCIGCALLYPERLKVNRFKPVLAHLKHLNRTNPLLPLENN; encoded by the coding sequence ATGACAATTCAAGCACGTTTTAAGGATGAACTTTTTGAAAAGGACGCTTCAATCTCACCTGTAGCAATTACTGCTATAAATACTAAAAATAAGCAGGCTCAGCCTGAAAAGCCAGATGCGCGAGGCTCATTAACAAGCTTAATTAACGAGTTGCTCGCCCCGTTTGAAGGTTACGGGTTAAACGATCTTAATAACGCTAATTTAATGAACCGTGTAGACAGCAAGTTTATGCTACCACTGTCTTTTTTACCTGAGCTGCTTACTCATATACAAGGCCAGTATAGGGTACTTGATATACAAGGTAAGCGTTTATTTTCTTATTATAATCAGTACTTTGATACGCCCGAACTTGATTTATATAAAGCCCATCATAACGGTAAGCTTAATCGCTACAAAGTACGCCAAAGGCGCTACGTTGATACCGCCACCGAATACCTAGAAGTAAAACTAAAAAACAACCAAAGCCGCACAGTCAAAACACGTATAAAGCTCGCGCAAACTAGCAACGAGCAAGCTAACAGCACGGCGTTTATTAAAGAGCAAATGAAAAACAACTTTGCACATTTAAATGTAACCCAGCAAAGCGGCTATAACCGCATAGCCCTAGCTAACGAAGAAAAAGCCGAGCGCTTAACGCTTGATTTTAACTTGTGGTACAACACCCCAAAAGGCGATAACAAAATAACCTTACCGGGCTTTTTTATTGCCGAGCTTAAGCAAAGTAAAAAAACAAAACACTCGCCATTTTATAAGCTCATGAGTAAACACCACATATTCCCAGCCTCGTTTAGTAAATACTGTATTGGCTGTGCTTTGCTCTACCCCGAGCGCTTAAAAGTAAACCGCTTTAAACCTGTTTTAGCCCATTTAAAACACCTTAACCGCACTAACCCGCTTTTACCTTTAGAGAATAATTAA
- a CDS encoding OprO/OprP family phosphate-selective porin: MTSKQTITYAALSALCFVSNASFAKINDDIDLSGYIMLDYNKFDTALLEDQYDSNSSESTSEIRRARLSFKSDISKDWKSKFQLGFADGETEIKDAYLEYSGWKYADLTIGQQKEGFGLEKLTSSRKLLMLERSMISEAFSPGRSLGISLSGDIASVNWQLGYYEPDENEATSAITGRVAWVPWQQDTNLLHLGVAFSERQYDGNEFRVNEPLEVYTADSLIEGDKINADSLSQQGVELLWLQNRFTMMAEWQQAQVTSIEESTNDYEGGYLQFGYQLSGGNRKYKNAKLGASSEPGWEITGRYSLLKLKQENQDAKTYALGVNYTVNKNIKFMADYIKADYYEAGGTITSGNAISLRLQYSF; this comes from the coding sequence ATGACCTCTAAACAAACGATTACTTATGCGGCACTTTCAGCACTTTGCTTTGTTAGTAATGCAAGTTTTGCCAAAATTAACGACGATATAGATTTAAGTGGCTATATCATGCTCGACTACAACAAATTTGATACCGCATTATTAGAGGATCAATACGACAGCAACAGCTCAGAAAGCACCTCTGAAATACGCCGCGCACGCCTAAGTTTTAAATCAGACATAAGCAAAGACTGGAAAAGTAAATTTCAACTTGGCTTTGCCGATGGCGAAACCGAAATAAAAGACGCCTATTTAGAATACTCGGGCTGGAAATATGCCGATTTGACCATAGGCCAGCAAAAAGAAGGTTTTGGCCTAGAAAAACTAACCAGCTCGCGTAAATTGCTAATGCTTGAGCGCAGCATGATAAGCGAAGCATTTTCACCAGGGCGCAGCTTAGGTATTAGCCTTTCCGGGGACATAGCCTCAGTAAATTGGCAACTAGGTTATTACGAGCCCGATGAAAACGAAGCAACATCTGCTATTACAGGGCGCGTAGCTTGGGTGCCATGGCAGCAAGATACTAACTTATTACATCTTGGGGTTGCATTTAGTGAGAGGCAGTACGATGGCAACGAATTTAGAGTAAATGAACCACTTGAAGTTTATACCGCCGACTCATTAATAGAAGGCGATAAAATTAATGCCGATAGCCTTTCGCAACAAGGCGTAGAACTACTATGGCTACAAAACAGATTTACCATGATGGCCGAGTGGCAACAAGCACAAGTAACCAGTATTGAAGAGTCAACCAATGATTACGAAGGCGGCTATTTGCAATTTGGTTATCAACTATCGGGCGGAAACCGAAAATATAAAAACGCAAAACTAGGCGCAAGCTCAGAGCCAGGCTGGGAAATTACAGGCCGCTATAGCTTACTTAAGCTCAAGCAAGAAAACCAAGACGCAAAAACCTACGCCCTTGGCGTTAACTATACCGTAAACAAAAACATAAAATTTATGGCCGACTACATTAAAGCCGATTACTACGAGGCAGGCGGTACTATCACATCGGGCAATGCAATCTCATTAAGGCTGCAGTATTCGTTTTAA
- a CDS encoding RecQ family ATP-dependent DNA helicase gives MTSPLIQSLEQHFGFSQFRTGQQQTIEQLLNGQSSLAIFPTGSGKSLCYQLTAMHLPNLTLVVSPLLALMKDQISFLNSKGIYAASLDSSQDQMQSSTVMNDVRNGKIKVLMVSVERFKNERFREFISQVALSMLVVDEAHCISEWGHNFRPDYLKLPRYREELNIPLVLLLTATATKKVKRDMSERFNIAPECIVQTGFYRANLDLSVLSIKTADKNTELTNIVRAQNGPGIVYVTLQQSAEQVANTLSAQGIQAVAYHAGLEDTLRWQIQDDFMAGKINVVVATIAFGMGVDKSDIRFVIHYDLPKSIENYSQEIGRAGRDGNPSNCYTLANLDGLNTVENFVYGDTPELSGIEYVINDIKAQPQQWEMQEYSLSSESNIRQLALKTLLVQLEMQGAITPQYAYYADFKYKFLVDKNELLSQFDEQRQAFLTQIFSHTDFKKIWGTLNFDTLTQAAQVDRKRVVAALDYLAEKNLITLETKRITQVYKVHSEVINDPELAKQLHDYFSDKEQAEIKRIAALVRFFELQSCLSYNLARYFDDQNAPAQCGHCSVCRGNAVKLEYSIEPAHIADDVIYQKVDEFLAHMATKGIHNVGIETQCRFLAGMSVPLFARNKVRQLSGFALCEQMRYSDIKAKLLAR, from the coding sequence ATGACCTCGCCATTAATACAGTCGCTTGAGCAACATTTTGGTTTTAGCCAATTTAGAACAGGGCAACAGCAAACCATTGAGCAGCTTTTAAATGGGCAATCGTCACTGGCTATATTTCCTACGGGGTCGGGTAAGTCGTTGTGTTATCAGCTAACGGCTATGCATTTACCAAACTTAACCTTGGTGGTATCGCCTTTACTTGCATTGATGAAAGATCAAATTAGCTTTTTAAATAGCAAAGGTATTTACGCGGCAAGCCTTGATTCAAGCCAAGACCAAATGCAAAGCAGCACAGTAATGAACGATGTGCGAAATGGTAAAATTAAAGTATTAATGGTGTCGGTTGAGCGCTTTAAAAACGAGCGTTTTAGAGAGTTTATAAGCCAAGTTGCGCTTTCTATGCTGGTGGTAGACGAAGCGCATTGTATATCTGAATGGGGCCATAACTTTAGACCCGATTACTTAAAACTACCGCGATACCGCGAAGAGCTAAATATTCCACTAGTACTATTACTTACCGCCACAGCCACTAAAAAAGTAAAACGCGATATGAGCGAGCGTTTTAATATTGCACCTGAGTGTATTGTACAAACTGGCTTTTACCGCGCTAACCTTGATTTAAGCGTGCTAAGTATAAAAACGGCAGATAAAAATACCGAGCTTACTAACATAGTGCGTGCGCAAAACGGCCCAGGTATTGTGTATGTAACGCTTCAGCAAAGTGCTGAGCAAGTGGCTAATACGCTAAGTGCGCAAGGTATACAGGCGGTTGCGTATCACGCGGGGCTAGAAGATACACTACGCTGGCAAATTCAAGATGATTTTATGGCGGGTAAAATTAACGTAGTAGTAGCAACTATTGCCTTTGGTATGGGCGTTGATAAATCAGATATTCGCTTTGTTATACATTACGATTTACCTAAATCGATTGAAAACTACAGCCAAGAAATTGGCCGCGCAGGGCGCGATGGTAACCCATCAAACTGCTACACCCTTGCTAATTTAGATGGACTGAATACGGTCGAAAACTTTGTATACGGCGACACCCCCGAGCTTAGTGGCATTGAATACGTAATTAACGATATTAAAGCCCAGCCGCAGCAATGGGAAATGCAAGAGTACAGCTTATCGAGCGAGAGTAATATTAGGCAGCTAGCGCTTAAAACCTTGCTGGTACAACTAGAAATGCAAGGCGCAATAACGCCGCAGTACGCCTATTACGCCGATTTTAAATACAAATTTTTGGTAGATAAAAACGAGCTACTTAGCCAGTTTGACGAGCAGCGCCAAGCCTTTTTAACACAAATATTTAGCCATACCGATTTTAAAAAAATATGGGGCACGCTTAATTTTGATACCCTTACACAAGCCGCGCAGGTTGACCGTAAACGCGTAGTAGCAGCGCTTGATTACCTAGCCGAAAAAAACCTAATAACCCTTGAAACCAAACGTATTACCCAAGTTTACAAAGTGCATAGTGAGGTTATAAATGACCCTGAGCTTGCAAAGCAACTCCATGACTACTTTAGCGATAAAGAACAAGCCGAAATTAAACGTATAGCTGCACTGGTACGCTTTTTTGAGCTACAAAGTTGTTTAAGCTATAACTTAGCGCGTTATTTTGACGATCAAAATGCGCCAGCGCAATGCGGGCATTGTAGTGTATGCCGTGGTAATGCTGTTAAGCTTGAGTATTCAATAGAGCCTGCTCACATTGCCGATGATGTTATTTATCAAAAAGTGGATGAATTTTTAGCGCACATGGCAACAAAAGGTATTCATAATGTAGGTATTGAAACGCAGTGCCGGTTTTTAGCGGGCATGAGTGTACCATTATTTGCTCGTAATAAAGTGCGCCAACTGAGTGGTTTTGCGCTGTGCGAGCAGATGCGTTACAGCGATATAAAAGCAAAACTACTAGCGCGTTAA
- a CDS encoding CotH kinase family protein — MNIKPFIFYSVIASTAFLYGCGGSEQSSDTSTEQTDSSSTTTSTGLVINEIVASPSDTTYDWIELYATADIADLSVFSLVDDNADREPQALPAVSLSQGEFIVIQAIDETDTAPDSGYYVTFKLGSDDAVTLYEDGTAVSVLDWEEGEAAEGFSYGLYTDGTGTAQTLAPTEGAANQTADTSTLVTTLIAEDAPLRINEVVAKDSSGSEDWIELYVTSSSDVYLANYTLSDDNNEQFALPDITLSPGEFYRIYASTDDLGDLPSVAFKLGSSDTVSLYSNNVIIEQLSWNKGQALSGYSYGRYPDGSDAIAVLTPTELSQNSKATHGPLVINEVVASAADDGNDWFELYNNSENTINLANYHVIDESDDIDPVTLPDIDLYAGQYITIYATDEDPGTNYVPFKLGKEDELSLIFNDEVIDYIDWDESDVATGFSYGLSNSTDFTHAFLTPTPSSENTVASAFTPTAVNTLSITITDENWQDILDNPLDEEYHETAITFNGVTLDSVAIRTKGGSSLSSVANSSSDRYSFKVDINEYVSGQKFFGLKKFTLQNSFNDPSYMREVIAYELMDEMGVPTPEHAYVNFYVNGELFGLYLMVEAVDGEFVEKHFANSNGDLYKPDGTGSDLLWLGDDIQSYTDINLQTNEGTTDNGAFINFVESLDNGETSAIDIDTLLRYMSVSTSLSNLDSYHGPLAHNYYIYDDDGVFSILPWDFNESFGTFNMDCNSVDIRELYIDEPVSGALSERPLIANVFAEQSNLDVYHSYLTQLINGSLSSDTFNARVNEIADLIREHVQNDPTSFYGSTYFEQNLTSTTGQFYGLTSFMQYRVANMAAQLDGTLPSAGDGSGFCSR, encoded by the coding sequence ATGAATATAAAACCCTTTATATTTTATTCAGTTATTGCCTCTACTGCCTTTTTGTATGGTTGTGGTGGTAGTGAACAAAGTAGCGACACCAGCACAGAGCAAACTGACTCATCATCAACAACCACCTCCACGGGCTTAGTTATTAACGAAATTGTCGCAAGCCCAAGTGATACCACCTACGATTGGATTGAGCTATACGCCACTGCAGACATAGCCGACTTATCGGTATTTTCGCTTGTTGATGATAACGCCGACAGAGAGCCTCAAGCTTTACCTGCTGTATCGCTTTCGCAAGGTGAGTTTATTGTTATTCAAGCCATTGATGAAACCGACACAGCGCCCGATAGCGGTTATTACGTTACCTTTAAATTAGGGAGTGACGATGCAGTCACGTTATACGAGGACGGCACTGCGGTGTCTGTACTTGATTGGGAAGAAGGCGAAGCCGCTGAAGGCTTTAGCTACGGCCTATACACCGATGGTACCGGTACAGCGCAAACATTAGCGCCAACAGAGGGCGCAGCTAACCAAACTGCCGATACCTCTACACTTGTTACTACGCTAATTGCTGAAGATGCGCCACTGCGTATAAACGAAGTAGTAGCAAAAGACAGCAGCGGCTCTGAGGATTGGATAGAGCTTTATGTAACAAGCAGTAGCGATGTTTATTTAGCCAACTACACACTAAGTGATGACAATAACGAGCAATTTGCTCTACCTGATATTACGTTATCGCCTGGTGAGTTTTACCGTATTTACGCAAGCACTGATGATTTAGGCGACCTGCCAAGCGTTGCGTTTAAATTAGGTTCAAGCGATACCGTAAGCCTTTACAGTAACAATGTAATTATAGAGCAGTTATCGTGGAATAAAGGCCAAGCGCTAAGTGGTTACAGCTATGGCCGCTACCCTGATGGCAGCGATGCAATTGCGGTATTAACTCCAACAGAGCTTAGCCAAAACAGCAAAGCAACTCACGGGCCACTCGTTATTAACGAAGTGGTGGCAAGCGCCGCAGACGATGGTAACGACTGGTTTGAGCTATACAATAACAGCGAAAACACAATTAACTTAGCCAACTACCACGTTATTGATGAAAGCGACGATATAGACCCAGTTACCCTGCCCGACATAGATTTATACGCAGGCCAATACATTACTATTTATGCCACCGATGAAGATCCAGGTACTAACTACGTGCCCTTTAAATTAGGCAAAGAAGACGAGCTAAGCCTAATTTTTAACGACGAAGTAATTGACTACATTGATTGGGACGAGAGCGATGTAGCCACGGGCTTTAGTTACGGCCTAAGTAACAGTACCGATTTTACTCATGCGTTTTTAACACCAACCCCAAGTAGTGAAAATACAGTTGCAAGCGCATTTACACCCACGGCTGTTAATACGCTTTCTATTACAATTACCGACGAAAACTGGCAAGACATCCTAGACAACCCACTTGATGAGGAATACCACGAAACAGCTATTACCTTTAACGGGGTAACGCTAGACAGCGTGGCAATTCGCACTAAAGGCGGCTCAAGTTTAAGCAGCGTTGCCAACTCTAGCAGCGACCGCTACAGCTTTAAGGTCGATATTAACGAATATGTGTCGGGGCAAAAGTTTTTTGGGCTAAAAAAGTTCACATTACAAAACTCGTTTAACGACCCGTCGTACATGCGTGAAGTAATTGCCTACGAGCTAATGGATGAAATGGGCGTGCCAACCCCTGAGCATGCCTACGTTAACTTTTATGTAAACGGCGAACTATTTGGTTTGTATTTAATGGTAGAAGCCGTAGATGGCGAATTTGTTGAAAAACACTTTGCCAACAGTAACGGCGATTTATACAAGCCAGATGGCACAGGCAGCGATTTACTATGGCTAGGTGACGATATACAAAGCTACACCGATATAAACCTGCAAACCAACGAAGGCACCACCGATAACGGCGCATTTATTAACTTTGTAGAATCGCTCGATAACGGCGAAACAAGCGCCATAGATATAGACACGCTTTTACGTTATATGTCGGTAAGTACTTCACTTTCTAATTTAGATAGCTACCACGGGCCGCTTGCTCATAACTATTATATTTACGATGACGATGGTGTATTTAGTATTTTGCCATGGGACTTTAACGAGTCATTCGGCACATTTAACATGGATTGTAATAGCGTAGATATAAGGGAGCTCTACATTGATGAGCCTGTAAGCGGCGCATTAAGCGAACGCCCGTTAATCGCTAATGTATTTGCCGAGCAAAGCAACCTTGATGTGTACCACAGTTATTTAACGCAGCTTATTAATGGCTCACTTTCAAGCGACACATTTAACGCACGCGTAAATGAAATAGCCGACCTAATTCGTGAGCACGTACAAAACGACCCAACTAGCTTTTATGGCTCAACCTACTTTGAGCAAAACCTTACCTCTACAACGGGGCAGTTTTACGGCTTAACGTCTTTTATGCAGTACCGCGTAGCAAATATGGCCGCGCAGCTCGATGGCACATTGCCTTCAGCTGGCGACGGCAGCGGATTTTGCTCTCGATAA
- a CDS encoding glutathione S-transferase family protein, translating to MIKLHHLNKSRSKRIIWLLEELDVDYEIVAYQRNTETFLAPDELKKVHQLGKSPVIEDDGLIVTESGAITDYLITKYGNGKFAPKAGTAEYVDYQQWLHFAESSAILPLLLKMFVLKDGAKTEFLENYADAETVKVISYFNDRLQGKRYLVGDTLTGADIMMSFIVELVKNSGQLAHFKHLAKYDEQLQSHEKFHTANELEAKYD from the coding sequence ATGATAAAACTACACCATTTAAATAAATCGCGTTCTAAACGTATTATTTGGCTTTTAGAAGAGCTAGATGTTGATTACGAAATTGTTGCCTACCAGCGCAATACAGAAACATTTTTAGCGCCTGACGAACTAAAAAAAGTGCACCAATTAGGTAAGTCGCCTGTTATTGAAGACGATGGTTTAATTGTTACTGAATCTGGCGCCATCACCGATTACTTAATTACTAAATACGGTAACGGAAAATTTGCGCCAAAAGCAGGCACCGCTGAATATGTAGATTATCAGCAATGGCTGCACTTTGCTGAAAGCTCAGCTATTTTACCGCTGCTACTTAAAATGTTTGTTTTAAAAGATGGCGCTAAAACAGAGTTTTTAGAAAATTACGCCGATGCAGAAACTGTTAAAGTAATTAGCTATTTTAACGACCGACTACAAGGTAAACGTTATTTAGTAGGCGACACCCTTACCGGTGCCGACATTATGATGTCGTTTATTGTTGAATTAGTTAAAAACTCAGGTCAGCTTGCCCACTTTAAACACCTTGCAAAGTACGATGAGCAATTACAAAGCCACGAGAAGTTTCATACGGCTAATGAGCTAGAAGCTAAATACGATTAA
- a CDS encoding thioredoxin family protein: MFKQLVLLCALSMPLVSIAATAPFSGKISTQALLSDYDKFNKQYNAFTPTEEDIALMQKLEGKELIVLFGTWCHDSQREVPKLIKLLDESKVTLASIDYVAVGYNKRDDAGVAQAHDLQYTPTFIVKDDGKELVRVIEKPKGTLAQDLTKGL, translated from the coding sequence ATGTTTAAACAATTAGTTTTATTGTGCGCGTTAAGTATGCCGCTAGTAAGCATTGCCGCTACTGCGCCATTTTCGGGCAAGATAAGTACTCAAGCACTGTTAAGCGATTACGATAAGTTTAATAAGCAGTACAACGCATTTACGCCAACCGAGGAAGATATAGCCCTAATGCAAAAGCTAGAAGGCAAGGAGCTAATTGTATTATTTGGCACCTGGTGCCACGACAGCCAGCGCGAAGTACCAAAGCTGATTAAGTTACTTGATGAATCTAAAGTTACACTTGCCAGTATTGACTACGTGGCCGTGGGTTACAACAAACGCGATGATGCAGGCGTTGCACAGGCGCACGACTTGCAATACACGCCAACATTTATAGTAAAAGACGATGGAAAAGAGTTAGTACGTGTAATTGAAAAACCAAAAGGCACATTGGCGCAAGATTTAACTAAGGGTTTGTGA
- a CDS encoding YkgJ family cysteine cluster protein codes for MPNTVIPSKTISSAPEPVTCANCQACCCQLEVRIVTDTGVPFQYIDYDKWGSEVMKRADDGWCQALDRNTLMCTIYENRPLTCREFEMASNECITEREIAGI; via the coding sequence ATGCCTAACACTGTTATTCCAAGTAAAACTATTTCCTCTGCACCTGAGCCTGTAACCTGCGCTAATTGCCAGGCATGCTGCTGCCAACTAGAAGTGCGCATAGTGACCGACACCGGCGTGCCTTTTCAGTACATTGATTACGATAAGTGGGGCAGCGAAGTAATGAAACGCGCAGACGACGGCTGGTGCCAAGCACTCGACCGTAATACCCTAATGTGTACCATTTACGAAAATCGCCCTCTTACGTGCCGCGAGTTCGAAATGGCCTCAAACGAGTGTATTACTGAGCGCGAAATAGCGGGTATTTAA
- a CDS encoding DUF4956 domain-containing protein codes for MTKLDLIFLSRFLVNILSLAVLCYGCYFRISKNAVVAGSFILFGVGVFIITFLLHGVDMSMEFAFGLFAVFTMLRYRTESISIKEMTYLFLVTAIALLTSVGQMSLIELSILNGIICLIAFLIDSSVFVKRYEVQSVCYERIENITPQNQAILINDLKQRTGLNVVAVDIEHIDFLRDVAQLKVSYLAEKQTKAA; via the coding sequence ATGACAAAATTAGATCTTATTTTTCTTTCCCGCTTTTTAGTAAACATCCTATCGCTGGCTGTACTTTGCTATGGCTGTTACTTTCGTATTAGTAAAAATGCAGTGGTGGCAGGCTCATTTATTTTATTTGGTGTAGGCGTTTTTATTATTACCTTTTTGCTGCACGGCGTTGATATGTCGATGGAATTTGCATTTGGCCTATTTGCCGTATTTACCATGCTAAGGTATCGCACTGAGTCTATCTCTATTAAAGAAATGACCTACTTATTCCTTGTTACTGCCATTGCTTTACTTACCTCTGTAGGGCAAATGAGTTTAATTGAGCTAAGCATTCTTAACGGTATTATTTGCTTAATTGCCTTTTTGATTGACTCAAGCGTATTTGTAAAACGCTACGAAGTACAAAGCGTTTGCTACGAGCGCATAGAAAACATAACCCCACAAAACCAAGCCATTCTCATCAATGATTTAAAACAGCGCACAGGGCTAAACGTCGTTGCCGTAGATATAGAACACATCGACTTTTTAAGAGACGTAGCGCAACTAAAAGTAAGTTACTTAGCCGAAAAACAAACAAAGGCAGCCTAA
- a CDS encoding NADP-dependent oxidoreductase → MSATSRQLTLASRPHGAPTDENFELKTVDLPALKDGEVLLRTIYLSLDPYMRGRMNDAKSYADPVNVGDVMVGATVCQVEESKNDKFSEGEWVLAYTGWQDYAITNGEGLMQLGKEPANPSYALGIMGMPGFTAYMGLLDIGAPKEGETVVVAAATGPVGATVGQIAKIKGCKVVGVAGGSEKCTHAVEKLGFDACIDHKADDFAEQLEKACDNGIDVYYENVGGKVFDAVLPLLNTAARVPLCGLVSQYNATSLPEGPDRLGMLMGQLLTKRIKMQGFIIFDDYGHRYDEFAQDMQKWLQDGKVQYREHMVEGIENTISAFNDMLSGKNFGKTVVKINEPL, encoded by the coding sequence ATGTCTGCGACTAGTCGTCAACTTACTTTAGCATCACGCCCACATGGCGCCCCTACCGATGAAAATTTTGAACTTAAAACAGTAGATTTACCAGCGCTTAAAGATGGCGAAGTGCTACTACGCACTATATACCTTTCACTTGACCCATACATGCGTGGTCGTATGAACGATGCAAAGTCGTATGCAGATCCGGTAAACGTGGGCGATGTAATGGTTGGCGCTACAGTGTGCCAAGTAGAAGAGTCTAAAAACGACAAATTTAGTGAAGGCGAATGGGTGCTTGCGTACACCGGTTGGCAAGACTACGCCATTACTAACGGCGAAGGCCTAATGCAATTAGGTAAAGAACCTGCAAACCCGTCTTATGCGCTTGGTATTATGGGTATGCCTGGCTTTACGGCTTACATGGGCTTACTTGACATTGGCGCGCCAAAAGAAGGCGAAACGGTAGTAGTAGCCGCAGCAACGGGGCCAGTTGGTGCAACAGTTGGTCAAATAGCTAAAATTAAAGGCTGTAAAGTGGTAGGTGTTGCTGGTGGCAGCGAAAAATGTACCCATGCCGTTGAAAAGCTAGGCTTTGATGCCTGTATTGATCACAAAGCCGATGACTTTGCAGAGCAACTAGAAAAAGCCTGTGATAACGGCATAGACGTATATTACGAAAATGTGGGCGGTAAAGTATTCGACGCCGTATTACCCCTACTTAATACCGCAGCACGTGTACCGCTGTGTGGTTTAGTATCGCAGTATAACGCAACAAGCTTACCAGAGGGGCCAGATCGCTTAGGTATGCTTATGGGTCAATTACTTACTAAACGTATTAAAATGCAAGGCTTTATAATTTTTGACGACTACGGCCACCGTTATGACGAGTTTGCACAAGACATGCAAAAATGGCTACAGGATGGCAAAGTTCAATACCGCGAACACATGGTAGAAGGTATTGAAAACACCATAAGCGCATTTAACGATATGCTTAGTGGTAAAAACTTCGGCAAAACCGTTGTTAAAATTAACGAGCCTCTTTAA